caaacccatctatcaccaccaccacactaaactgacgtgtttcgaactcaaccagagctcatcctcagagcaacacaaccgtacaccatgctaccaaaattcaaaattattttagttcattgatatggacctccgcaaagtaacgcctgattcaataaattatttacaatttgaAGACCCGAATAACCTGATGTTGAATTTATAATCTATGTAATAAAAGAGTTTTGTGGATCACAAACTGTATACTGACCAGCGTGGTAGGTATGCCGACAGCTTCGGCGGCGGCGCAGGCGACGGAGAAGTTGGTCCGCTGGTCGTGCGGCGACAGTTTAGCGTACGGTACGCGCGCGTCACCCAAATACGAGTGGAGTAGAGCGCATAGCGCCATACCGTCGTTCCATGACGAACTGGAGGcaatacaataaacaaaaatgaTTCAAGGTTTCCTCCCCGGTGCCGCATTATCGCAGGTcaaatgtttgtcagaatttttgttgataataaaaactgaaatatagatgcacagaaaaaccagaaaaataagaccagcactgggaatcgaacccaggtcctcggcattccgtgccacgtgctataccgctacaccactgctggacaacggtacagacacgaatttcccctatgcaccacatatctcagcttgtttgtttcttatttagccacttaagcagtgacgctagcgacatctataccgtagccctcatcgagaaactttcggcactccattggaactaaccgctcacccggacaagagatatcgttattaagcaatcaaattaagattggttttttggaatctttttgtattttttatttcaattccaaatttttacttttacggtcatcccgtcatctatatatttcagtttgtattttcaatttaggttttacgggatgaccgtaaaagtaagaatttgaaattgaaatacaaaatacaaaaagattcaaaaaaaacaatcttaatagaattttttttattcacattttttttcacttttctgAACTTTTAAACTAAGTTAgatgttttataacaattctgaacagtTAATagatttagagaaaaaaaagtgaTGACCCACAATGCATTATGGCAAAACGTTGTCATTCAACgattatgcgagccgatatggaccctttCCTCCCCAGTGGTATGGTCCCACGTACTGGTACGGTATAATCAGCGATCTACAGCCATTAAATCAATAGAAGGACGACTGTGTTGCCATGGTACATAGTAGAACTAGAAGTTTTTGCACCTTTTGCatcgaatacggtatttgactattttgtatatgtctataaattaaaactacataatgcctgttatcgaatagaaaaaacaatttttaagctacctttacaaataacaaagttataaaggtttgaaattcaagatttagacagagaaagacatactggcatgtgacgtcacacgccagtaccgccatacttcctgcatagagaaaagcgtttgagaaagagacaggtatatagatttttcaaaaaatcactttaaatccaattttcaagcgatttaaattttctcttcgctaaacactatctgtatatctatattttcataataatattaagatacggcaaaatcaggagttgtcaaataccgtattccggAAGGCTTTGGGAACCATTTATCGCATATACAAAGCACTATCCATATTTTATAACTATACTATCATTGCAAGAAATAAGAAAATGGAAGTAAAACTCAAAAGCTCGTGATTGATTTCAAATGTGTGCGAGTCCGGGGTCGATGCCTCGCCTCGCCTTCTGTATGAAAATCTTTGGCTCAAGGCCGTACCCAGCGTGAAgcttcacagtttttttttaggtcGTTTGGCCCGcgcttgttttgtttttaaggcaTACTACACATTGTAAAGCATTAAATTTCCAGGAGGGGGGAGCATCTGTGTATGCCAACCTAGGTCGACACTACCTACCATAGAATATAACTTAAGGTATCTACACATTAAACCGTATCATGCCGAGCCATGAcagtaataggaacgtgtcagacggCGTGTCAAGCGGAATTGACAAAACGCGGTTactatcatttggcaaacaacgttTAACAAATGATCTTTCAACAACCACTTTCATATCAAAAACTGCTCATATCACAATAAATGATCATTTGTTATATATACTTTTTTACAACTTGTCACTTTAACAAACACATCATTTataaatcatcatttaaaaatgtCCATTACCCAAACAACTCACTTTTCAAACTAGTCATTTcacaataaatgattatttgacaAACTAGTTACATAACATTTCAATTGGTAGGATTTGGTACTCGTGGGCTCGTTTTGTTTCGCTTTTCTAAGGTCGCANNNNNNNNNNNNNNNNNNNNNNNNNNNNNNNNNNNNNNNNNNNNNNNNNNNNNNNNNNNNNNNNNNNNNNNNNNNNNNNNNNNNNNNNNNNNNNNNNNNNGATCCCCAGCCGGggaggtatttgtatgaataatacatgaaaatgaaaaaaaatgaaaaatgtttatttcactaaaacAACATTATTACATAATTTAAGGGTTGGGACTTCCTATTAAGTAAACATCATACTTGTATCAGGAAGCCCCGCTCCTCCATATCACAAGTTGtggttataaaacaaaaacaaaagaaagaaaagtaaattttacttaattaagcagtgagcgtgtgtgtgtgtgtgtgtgtgtgtgtgtgtgagtgagtgtgtgtgtgtgtgtggtgtgtgtgtgtgtgtgtgtgtgtgtgtgtgtgtgcgtgtgtgtgtgtgtgtgtgtgtgtgtgtgt
The sequence above is a segment of the Choristoneura fumiferana chromosome 9, NRCan_CFum_1, whole genome shotgun sequence genome. Coding sequences within it:
- the LOC141430780 gene encoding cytospin-A-like is translated as MALCALLHSYLGDARVPYAKLSPHDQRTNFSVACAAAEAVGIPTTLNIQDMIQQERPDWQQVMAYVTSIYKHFET